One Synechocystis sp. PCC 7509 genomic window, TACAGTAAATATTCGTTGTTGGGTTAAAGAAAGTGTACGAAGACACTTCACTTTAGAAAAATACCTGCTAAAAAATTGCGAGAATTTAGCTAAAGAGTCCCCATTACTCTCTAGATTTGATATATTCATAATTAGTGTTGCGCTCTGTTTGTAAATGTTTGGCGTAACTGTAGAACCCCCTAACCTGTTCCACCAGGCGGGGACACATTTAACATCGGCATAGACAACTTTCTTAGCTAGTACAAAGAAAACTAGCTGACAAAATACCTTGGCGTGAACCAATATTTTATTGCCTGTGTTATGTTAGTTATTAGAATAACACAACTGTTAGTAAATACAATAACACAAGCCAAAATCGCTGTAAGCCATATGTATGTATGTGAGTCCGTAAGTAAAGAAAAGTTTTTGCAACTCTCGTACAGGGATCTGAGACAGCGCACGGGTATACAAATAAGTAATTGGTCTAAATGGTTCAATGGTGGAATATCACCTACACTTGATACTTTACGTAAAATTGCAAATGACTTAAATATGCCCTTTTTTGAATTGATAGAAGCTTTTGAGGAAAGGCGTTCTATTACCATGCAGCGATCAAAGGAAGCAACAATAGTTTGAGTTAACTCAGCACAAATAGAGTTGGTTAAGTTTTTAGCTCCATGTAATAACCGTAACTTTATAACCTCAATAGCAAACAGGTCAATTTGCTCACAACTTATGGTCAGCTTGACTGAATTTAGTGAAGTGCTGACCTGTTGGACTTGTTTTAAATTTGTATCTAAACTGTAAATTAGCTCATATACATCATCACCACACTTACTTTTTATTCTTAGACCTAGCCATGCTAACGAATAGATAGACGTTTCCATTCTAAAATAATCCTCAATGTTATTAAGACTTATTGCCTAGCAGCCTCAATTTTAGAAGTAGCTGCAATGGCTGTAATTCCTATGCTGCCATTATCTAATGCCCTTGAACCAAAAGAATTTGAAATTATTTTGGGAAATAACTTGCCAAAAGGCACACTAAAGTTGCACAATACTACTAAGAGCATTGACGTTCTGACCTCCATGTAAACGGTGTTTGGTCGGAGCCTTCGGTGGCGGAAGATAATAGTCTGCGCTAACAGACTTTCCCCTACCAACGAAGCTTATTCAATTGAATAGATCATACTAGAAATTGGCAGTTAAAGTTAAGTTTCCTTAGAACTTTTTTTAGAGTCTGGATTTTGATAGGTTGTTATCTAGAAAACTAGGAGCAACATTTCTAGTAAAAAACTAAGTTTCTAAAATACTAGCGTAATTTGCTTTACAGGATCTATATATCAACAACTTTTAATTTTATAATCATAACTAATTGTGTTTGTGATTATAAATTTTTTGTATTTCGTTTAAACAATTTTGGTAGCTTGATTAAACTCAACAGTCAAACAGACTATGTATAGCGTAGAAGCGCACTCGTCCGCTATCCTTCCCCTCCTTGTTCGCTCCGAATATGGCTCTTGCTATTTCTCCACTTTAAAATAAATTTATAATCATAAACACTAGCCGTTATGATTATAAATTATATATTTATCTGTAATGACTGAACTTATAACAAGCCTAGGGCAATTGCAAAATTAGCTTGAGAGCAAAAATCCATACCCCTGATGGTTCTAAGGCGTTGGCAGAGAACACTACAATTCTTAATATTTAATGTTCAATTTAGCTTGACAGGTAATCTAGATCCTATAAGATGAATCTGTAGCTAATAAATCGGAGCTACAACTGCTGCTTTTTTAAAAATCATAAATTCTTGATCGAGCAAGCACTAATTACTTAGTGCTGTGCTGATTGCAGTAGTTTTTGATTTCACAAACGATCTAAATTCAATTATTAACTTGGGTGATAAAACCCTTGCAGGAGAGGCATTAGTCTCTACTAACTTCTTGTTGCGGCACTAACAATTAGTGACTGCTTAATTGCCCTTTTATGGGGCAACGGTTTTTGATGTAATAGTAAGCAAATCATTTAAATCGATGAAAAATCCCCAAGCTAATCCAGGCTGTCCGCAGGCAGTTTCGGCAATTCTTAGCCTTAAGCAACACTACGCAATGGAGCTTTTACTAATAAAAAAAATTAACTTGCTAAACTCTCGGCAATGGAGAGTGCATATCTCCAGCAATACAGAGTTCTTAACTTAGTAAACAGCAGAGAAGAAATGTTTTCCCACCTCCGGCGATTTCAGTCTTTGAATCTCTGCACCGAATTATCTGTTTCAAAACACAAAAGTTTTGTACTGACCAAAAGCAATACTGAGACACAGCATGGCTAACTTAAATAGTACAATTACACTTCAAACCGAGCAAAATTTAATTGAAGTTTGTCAAAGAATGCTTTGCGCTCCAAACAAAGAAGCATTAACGCATAGTGAAAAGCGCTCAGGAGATCGCGCCTTTGCCGAACTTCTTAAGCGATATAACAGATGGATTTGGAAGCAAATCAACTCGATTCCTAGGTTAGACTCAGATGATGCTTACTCAGCAGCGCTTGAGGGCTTCCAAAAGGCGATCGCTACATTCAACTTGACCACTGGAAATGCGCTGGCATCATGGGCTTATCATTGTGTGCGAGGCGCATTGGGGACAGTGTTACGCGATCAGCTTGGTCAAGCAGCTAGAGTCGAAAAACTTGCAGCCACTACTTCGCTTGTCTACGAAGATGAGCTTAGAGATCCTTATGAAGAAGGGTTGTGTTGCAAAAAATGGTAGGCTGAAATAATTCCGCTAGAGAAAATCATTGTACCGGCCTCTAATGAATTCTAAATCCCCCTTCAAGTGGCGGCATTATCAGTCAGAAATCATCCTACGTTGTGTTCGGTGGTATCTAAGCTATCCGCTTTCCTATCGCCAAGTAACAGAGATGGTGAACGAGCGGGGATTAGATATACATCACAGCACCGTCTTCCGTTGGGTGCAAGAATATAGTCCAGAAATGGACAAACGAGTCAGACCGTATCTAAAGCTTACTAATGACTCATGGCGGGTAGATGAAACCTATATTTTGGTCAAAGGCAAGCAGAAGTATTTATACCGAGCAGTCGATTCGGCAGGGAACACCTTAGACTTCCTCCTCACAGCGAAGCGGGATGCGAAAGCGGCGAAACGGTTTTTGCGTAAGACATTGAAAGCAATTCACACTTCCGTACCAAGAGTCATCACTGTGGATAAGAACCCTGCTTATCCAAAAGCGATTAACGTACTCAAAGCTGCCAATAAGTTACCCGAAGTAGTGAAATTACGACAGATTAAATATCTCAATAATATTGTGGAGCAAGACCATCGGGGGATAAAACGATTAGTCAAACCAGGAATGGGATTTGGCTCCTTCAACACTGCAAGAAGAACCATTCGGGGATATGAAACTCTGAACATGGTTAGAAAAGGACAAGTTATTGGTGTTCCCAGGGGAGCCATCAAAGAGCGACTTGTCTTTATCTATCAAATCTTTGGGGTAGTTGCATAATTTCAACTCCTGCCACAGGGGTTTTCTGTCTTCACTAAGTTTTTGCAACACAACCAAAAATAGTATGTCAAATGACCGAGCTTCAATAGCTGAAGGCTACGATGACTTCCTCCGCGACCTCAAACAACGTATCCGCAGCGCTCAAGTACGGGCGGTACTTGCTGTTAACCGCGAGTTGGTATTACTTTACTGGCAGATTGGGCGGGACATCCTGACGAGACAACAGCAGCAAGGCTGGGGAGCTAAAGTAATTGAGCGCTTGTCTGCGGACTTACGCTCATCGTTTTCAGAAATGAAGGGTTTTTCAAGGACAAATCTTCTCTATATGAGAGCATTTGCTGAAGCTTACCCAGATAAGGTATTTGTCCAGCAAGCTGCTGGACAAATACCTTGGTTTCACAACTGCACTCTCCTAGACAAAGTAAAAAATCCTACCGAGCGGCTGTGGTACATCCAGCAGACAATCGAATACGGTTGGAGTCGCAACATTTTAGTTCATCAAATTGAAAGCGGACTGTACCGCCGCCAGGGAAAAGCAACTACTAACTTTGACCGAACTCTGCCTAAGCCCCAATCGGAACTAGCGCAGCAGTTGTTGAAAGACCCTTATAATTTTGACTTTCTAAGTTTAGGAAAGGATGCACTAGAACGCGACTTGGAACGGGCTTTGATAGACCACATCCGCGATTTCTTATTAGAGCTAGGGGTCGGGTTCGCCTTTGTAGGTAGCCAGTACCATCTTGAAGTAGGAGGACAAGACTTTTACATCGACCTGCTGTTCTATCATCTACGTTTGAGATGCTATGTGGTCGTCGATCTAAAAATGTCAGATTTTCAGCCAGAGTTTTCGGGCAAGATGAACTTTTATCTCTCAGCCACCGACGACTTGCTACGCCACCCGGACGACCAACCTAGTATTGGGATAATTTTGTGTAAAAGTAAAAATCAGGCGATCGCTGAGTATGCTTTGCGCGATCTCAATAAACCGATTGGCGTTTCTGCCTACCAACTTCAAAGTGCATTGCCAGAACAATTGAAAAGCAGTTTGCCAACAATCGAAGAATTGGAAGATGTTTTAGAGACGGTTTCAGTAGAAGCCACCAATGAAGAATGAATTGGACAACTAATTACCAATAGAGAAGCTGACTGCACGTCTTTGTTTTAGACTTTTAGAGTGCAAAAATATTGAATTAGTGAGTTTTTGAATTTTTGAGTACGCAAAAGTTTGTAAATATCCGGTTAGATTAATTCTCTTACATTAGTGCGGCTAAGGGCTGCAAGTTGGGGTTATTTGTATAAACCCTATTTCTGCTCATGCTAAGTGCAATTCTAAAGTAACTTAGATCCTTATTGAGGTTTTTGGGTTAGTGCGATGCCTGCGGCGGCGGAGCTATCGCCCTCCGTGAAAGGATTTCTAATAAATGCTAGTGCTAATGATGTCATGCTGTAGGCTTCAAGCTTAAAAATGGGAATAATAGATTAATTGAAAAGTGACTTTATAAATGCCAGCTAATTACACTGATGTTGGAAAGCGCTTATGGGAAGCCGCCGATGAGCTACGGGCTAATTTCAAGCTAAAATCGAGCGACACTTACTCACCACAATTTATTTAATAAAAGGACAACAACTTGGTTTCATCCGGCTTTGAATCCGACAAGCAAATGATGAATTTACCGCCAACATGGTTTGAATCGCGTATTACCCACGATCAAATTCGTTCTTGTTTCTCTGCGGGTAAAGAAGAAATTCGCATCGCCTCTGGATTTTTCACCATCAGGGGTTGGGGGTTAATTCGCAACACCACAGATGGGAAGCGCGTCTATCTTCTTGTCGGTATAGATGAACCAGGAGAAGAACGAGCTAGGGCTGTTTTAGTCAAAGAAATTCTACATGACTTAGCAACAGGGCGAGATCGAGATCGCCGACAAAGCGTGCAGGACTTAGTAGAAAAAATGGAGTCTGGTTTACTACGGATGGTAGATGCGCGCGCTACGTCTCATCACGGCAAACTCTACATTGTGGATCGCTCCATAGCCATTGTTGCTTCCGCTAATACAACAGGACGCGGTTTTCTTGAGCAAAAAGAAGCTGGTGGTCTTTATGGTCCTTCGCTAATTGAACGCTTTATTGAACAATATGGCAATCAAAACATTACTCCTGCTCTGATAGAGCAACTCCATCACTTTATGCAAATGATGGTAGCTAATTATGTATGTAAATTTGATGAGTATTTTGCTATTGCCAAAGATATCACTCAGGAGTTACTTGAAGCGTTAAAACGCTGGTTACAACTAGCTTCACCTTGGGATATTTATCTCAAAACTATTCTAGCTTTAGAAGAAGTCACTGATGTTAAGAGCAGCTATACCAAAACTCCAGTTTCGTATCAACAAGATATGATTGCTCAAACCCTAAGACAAATACGGCAGCATAGCGGGTCAATGCTAGTTGCATCGACTGGGCTAGGGAAAACCGTAGTAGGAGTTCATGTAGCCATACATCTTAAAGCTGAAGACTTAATTGATAAAGTAATTGTTATTTGTCCCAATGCTGTCCGAAGCATTTGGAAACGTGAAATGTGTGCGGCTAGTATCTACTCTGAATTCTTTAATCTTGAAATTTTAGATAAAAAAGATTCTAAAGAAGCTCATGCTCTTGAAGATTGGGCAGAGATCGAGCGAAATATTAAAAATAGTCGGTGGCTACTGATATTTGATGAGAGTCATAAACTGAGAAAACGGTATCCTAATAACTTTAAAAATAAAAGATATAGAGAAAAAGATAAAAAAGAGCGCAAAGCTTTTACTCGCATCAAGAAACTTGTTGAATCTGGCAATGTCAAAGTTCTGCTTTTAACAGGTTCTCCTTATGCTACAGAAATTGACAATATAAATACTCAGTTGTTACTTCTACCTCATACTAATTTGAGCCATGCTTTGTTGCCTGAATTTGTAGATGGATGCTCATGGCGTATTTCTGAAATTGATGAATTTATCAATGATTTTCCTGTGGGATCTCAATTAACTACTCCTCACGTAGCTAGGTATTATGGAAAGACTGATTCTGAAGGAGTACACATTGATTTTAATGGCACGAAAAAATATGTTCCCGAACTAATTCTTCATAGTATTTATGTTCCTTTACCTCTAGAAAATGAGATAGCTCAAGTCATCAATGAGGGCTATTTTCATCTAAGTACACCCCATCCTATATACCGAAAAAATATAGAAACTCAAGTCAAAACTAGCTGGAGCAGTTCTCTTTTAGCAATTCAAAATACACTGGAGCGTACTATTGATACTCCAGGCGGCGATAAACAATTTCCTTTTGCTAAAAGTCAAAAATCTAAATTTGCTCGTTCTAAGTCAGAGCGCCAGACAGCATTGCTACCGATAATTAACCAACTATCGCAGCTAAACTACGATCAAGACTGGAAACTCCAAACCCTTATTACTTTGTTGAAAAAACACATTGAGCAAGAAAAAGCAATTATCTTTTGTGAGCGTCTTATTACAGCATTTTACTTAGAACAAGCTCTCAACATTTTGATGCCGGATTTGAGAATATTCAGCACTGTAATTAAAAACCCTCAAGGGGCTGTAGATTATGACAATGAATATATCCAGAAAGATCATACGCTTATAGAGACAGCTATTGAGAAATTTGCGCCTATAGCTAATAATGCGGTAGGGCGACATCAAGAAACTTATAATATTTTTATTGCCACAGATGCTTATGGAATTGGCGTTAATATGCAAGACGCATCTGTTGTTTTCAATTATGATATTGCTTGGACTCCCATTGAGCCAATTCAGAGAGCCGGACGAATCTTACGTTTGTGGGATTCTCCGCGTCAGGTACAGGTATATACTTTTATTCCTACAGTAACAACGTCAATTGACCTTAAATATGAATTACTAAATATTAAGCAACGATGGCAAAATCTGGTAGAGCGGCATGGCGAATCCCAAAAAATTATTGATTTACCAGTGTTAACCAATAACACAGTTGAAGAAATTTATCTGCCAAATTTAGCTCCACAGAAAGTAGTGATTGAGTCAGGGAGTTTTAAACTTGATGTGGCTGATGATAAAGATGTCTCACCTTTCTTTAAGCACACAGCAAAGCTGCAACTCAATCGCCATTATGCTCAAGCAATTCACAACGATATTATTAGTGCCAAGCTCTATAACGGTCATAGTCCGCTAATCTACGTTTTACTTAAGCACAACGACAAATATTATTGGTCTGTGTATGAACCTACAACTAAAAGACTGCGTGAGCCAACGGCTATCAAACTCCTTGATTTAATCCAATGCACTCAAGATACTGAAGTAGCTTGGGTTGAATCAGAGTTGATAGAAGAGTTAAGCGATGATTGCATTAGCGCCTGGTGTAATCAACATGACGTTGATGAGAAAGAAATAGTAAGGGAGTGTGCTTTGTACTTAAAACCCCAACAGGAAGGAGATGTGGCAAAAGATTGGCTAAATTCCCTATAAATCAGACAATTGGGGTTTGTTGAACTAAGCGCTCCTCTCAAGAGCTATATAAATAAACTATGCCAAACCTGCCCCAAGACTCAAACTATTTGCCACCCATTGGAATCGATATTACCGAGCAAATCAACGGGCGCATGGCACAGCAGCACACCCAGCAAAATATCCCGCTCTTAGAACTATTTGCGCCTAGCGTACTGAAGGAAGCGATCGCTCAGTACAAATCAGGGTCGCTTCGGGGCATGGTTCTTCTTCACGAAACCAGCAAGGGGCGGAAGTTTCTATATGTTACTGCTACAGATAGTTCCACAGCGCTGTGGATGACTGCTTTAAGTACAAAACGAGTGATAGCCGACTTGCTTTTAACCTACGACCCAAGCAAAGCAGCCGTACTTGTGATGGTCAATCAGACCACCGTTCAACCATTTTTGGTTTCCCTTGATGCCACGATGAAATCCCTTGGCGTATTTCAAGTAGACCAGACTCCTATTACCTTACCTCCTGAAGTAAGCTTTCAAAGGCAGCAGCAAGGAGGGTTTTATTGCTATGCTTTTACCCACAGCACCCTCGGCAGTTTAGGACGGATTCTGCTTATCCCACACGGAACGCAGCAGATGGAATTTAGGTGCGAAGTAACTGGCGATCCATCGGAGCCACTTACCCAAAAACGGCTGGCAATATTCCAGCCCATCGCACACGAGTTGACCCAGCGCTTAGAGCAAGGCTTGCAAAAATGAGTTAATTCTAAGCCACGAGCAAATCTTTCTCCAGTGTAATTCCGCTCTCTCCTAAGAACGTGAAAACTTATTAAAGGAGAGTCGTGTTGGTGTAGCGTGGACTAAGATTGAAGCAAAGTCCAAAATTTTGATTGCCGGGGCGATCGCGTCTGATTCAATAAAACTAGGATTAACTGATATGCTTTGCGAATTCACTGTTTACGACGACGATAACTTCGAGGAAGCTGATGATGAATCTGTTGGCTCTGACGATGAGGACTTTGATGAAGACTATCTGGAAAACTATGTTTTAAAGCCTGACCAAGAGTTTATATCTCGATGCAATGGCGCGATCGCATCTCTAAGAAACTCCTTAACATCTGAAGGAATTGCTGTATCGGAACTTGATAGTTGGTTCGTAGAGGGATTAAAACTTTTGTATGCTGCCTGCTTTGTGGATCAGTTTCTTAACTTGAATACGGCAACAAATTTTGTGCGAACCTTGGCTATCCTGGAATCTGAGATCCGCGAACGAGACGCACATATTCAAGTCGTCCTTAAACGATTCCAGACTTTTCCCCCTGTTACCGAAAAAAAATAGTTTGGTATTGACAAAGCGCCATGCTAACCAACCTCACCAATCTAACTCTCGAACAATTCTGGACATTGCCAGAAGGAGAGACTGCTTACGAATTAATAGACGGACAAGCCATACCCAAAGTGTCACCTAAATATTTTCATTCCTCGCTGCAAAGAGCATTGCTGAGGCTATTTGATGCTTGGTGTCCTGGTAATGGACGAATTAGACCAGAGTGGTCAGTTATCCTAAAACGCAATGGTTCGCCTTGGGTTCCTACTCCTGATTTAACTTACATTTCCTATGCTCGTTTACCTAAAAGTTGGAAACGCAATGAAGCTTGTCCTATACCCTGCGATTTAGCAATTGAGATTATTTCCCCAGACCAAACATTTAAGCAGTTAGCAGACAAAGCCCTTGACTACATCAAGGCGGGGGTATTGAGGGTATGGGTTATAGATCCTGAAACTTTTAGCATTACAGTTTTCTTAAGAGATGGTTCGCGCTCCTCATTCTCCGGCGATGCCAAAATTATTGATGCGCTGCTGCCTGGTTTAGAAATAACACCAAAAGTTATTTTTGAGGAAGCCGAACTACTTTGACGCAACTAAGATGCGATCGCACGGGCAGGCGCGAAAATGTCCACAATTTATGAAGGAAGTTTTCTTTACACCGCGAACTCCCTCTGAGCCTATCAAGGGTATGGGGTGGATAGAAATAAATGATGATGCCGTAAAGCGGCTAGGTATTCATCATTTATATAAATGTATGTTTCGTGGTGGCAATTTTGAGATTATTGGACCAGATGGGTTGAAGTTCAATGCCTACCTGGATAATCCTTACGGTTTTGGAGGTCGTCATAAGAAACGCTTTATTGTACATAGTCATGGAGAGGCAGTTTTGCTTCTTGTGCAGAAGAAATTAACTATCGATGCAGTGCTACATTTTGTCCGCAGTTGGGCAAAGCCTGATGCTAGACTTATCACCCCTGGGAAACGAGTAATAAATCTCAGCAGTGAGTATGCTGATTTACCTAGTTATGTCTACTTCATCTTCAACTCTGAATGCAATGCAATCAAAATTGGCTTTGCTAAGGATGTGCTTAAGCGTTTAGCAGCGCTCCAAACCAGCAGCCCTGGTCAACTTGAACTACTTGGAGTAATTAAAACCCACAGCGCTAGAACTGCTAAACAATTGGAGGGGACGTTACACCAGCAATTTGCCCAATTGCATATAAGTGACGAGTGGTTTAAAGCAGAGAAAACACTACTCAACTATCTGAAAGAGGTGACTCAGATGAATGTGGGTAGTAATGGATTGGATTAATTGTCTATTTGCAGGCGGAAACAAAACCCTTGATGGCGATCGCCACGACTAATTTAGTCGTGGCTTTCTTTTGAGAGGTTTTATCAATTCTTTGAACTACTCGGCAACCAATACAGGCAATCCAGATAGCTTACGAAGGTCATTGAGTGCTGTTTGTTCATCAGACGTGGATCGAACAGCAAACGAAACTTTATTAGCGAAACGAGCTTGAAAACCTACTAAAAACTTGGCGCTCTTGTCTTGATCTTCAAACGACTCAATGAGAGCGCGTCCAAAGGTATGACGACTGTTCTGCACAATTAACGTATAAATTAACTGATTGCTTCGAGACGCTGGGTGAATAATTGCGCCAAGCCCCCGACTCTCCAAATCAGAGGTTGTTACAGTAAATTTTGATTTATCTGAATGGATATAGCTAGAACGAACCTGTTGCATACCCCAAGTAAGAGCAGTGTCACCAAGCACAATCGCGCTTTCTGCTGGCTTAATATCTACGGCTGTAGCAACAGACGTAATTACAGTATCAACCGCAACTACGATATAGTTAGCTCCGAAATGCAGGCAAGAGCCTTTACGGATGTAAACTTCGCCCTCCGCAGGAGTAGTCACAGTCAGGCTAACAACTTTATCACCAACCGCGATCACTGTGCTTGAGGTGATGGTATAGACTACAGGCTCGTCACTGCAACCATTTAGACCGCCAATATAAATAAACGTATTAACAGACATAGAATAAACCTTGAAAGTACGAGTCTAGGTTAAGCGCGAAAAAAAGCCGAGTAATTGACACCTTTCGCTTTACAGCTATTTCTGTTTTGGTTTTGATGCAATCGCGCTTTTACAGCAAAATGTGCGCCAATGGGGGACAAACCAGACCAGCGCAAATATGTACTGGCAGTACACACTCTCACGCAGCATAATCGCCCGTTACTAT contains:
- a CDS encoding IS6 family transposase, coding for MNSKSPFKWRHYQSEIILRCVRWYLSYPLSYRQVTEMVNERGLDIHHSTVFRWVQEYSPEMDKRVRPYLKLTNDSWRVDETYILVKGKQKYLYRAVDSAGNTLDFLLTAKRDAKAAKRFLRKTLKAIHTSVPRVITVDKNPAYPKAINVLKAANKLPEVVKLRQIKYLNNIVEQDHRGIKRLVKPGMGFGSFNTARRTIRGYETLNMVRKGQVIGVPRGAIKERLVFIYQIFGVVA
- a CDS encoding sigma factor, which encodes MANLNSTITLQTEQNLIEVCQRMLCAPNKEALTHSEKRSGDRAFAELLKRYNRWIWKQINSIPRLDSDDAYSAALEGFQKAIATFNLTTGNALASWAYHCVRGALGTVLRDQLGQAARVEKLAATTSLVYEDELRDPYEEGLCCKKW
- a CDS encoding helicase-related protein: MVSSGFESDKQMMNLPPTWFESRITHDQIRSCFSAGKEEIRIASGFFTIRGWGLIRNTTDGKRVYLLVGIDEPGEERARAVLVKEILHDLATGRDRDRRQSVQDLVEKMESGLLRMVDARATSHHGKLYIVDRSIAIVASANTTGRGFLEQKEAGGLYGPSLIERFIEQYGNQNITPALIEQLHHFMQMMVANYVCKFDEYFAIAKDITQELLEALKRWLQLASPWDIYLKTILALEEVTDVKSSYTKTPVSYQQDMIAQTLRQIRQHSGSMLVASTGLGKTVVGVHVAIHLKAEDLIDKVIVICPNAVRSIWKREMCAASIYSEFFNLEILDKKDSKEAHALEDWAEIERNIKNSRWLLIFDESHKLRKRYPNNFKNKRYREKDKKERKAFTRIKKLVESGNVKVLLLTGSPYATEIDNINTQLLLLPHTNLSHALLPEFVDGCSWRISEIDEFINDFPVGSQLTTPHVARYYGKTDSEGVHIDFNGTKKYVPELILHSIYVPLPLENEIAQVINEGYFHLSTPHPIYRKNIETQVKTSWSSSLLAIQNTLERTIDTPGGDKQFPFAKSQKSKFARSKSERQTALLPIINQLSQLNYDQDWKLQTLITLLKKHIEQEKAIIFCERLITAFYLEQALNILMPDLRIFSTVIKNPQGAVDYDNEYIQKDHTLIETAIEKFAPIANNAVGRHQETYNIFIATDAYGIGVNMQDASVVFNYDIAWTPIEPIQRAGRILRLWDSPRQVQVYTFIPTVTTSIDLKYELLNIKQRWQNLVERHGESQKIIDLPVLTNNTVEEIYLPNLAPQKVVIESGSFKLDVADDKDVSPFFKHTAKLQLNRHYAQAIHNDIISAKLYNGHSPLIYVLLKHNDKYYWSVYEPTTKRLREPTAIKLLDLIQCTQDTEVAWVESELIEELSDDCISAWCNQHDVDEKEIVRECALYLKPQQEGDVAKDWLNSL
- a CDS encoding Uma2 family endonuclease, translating into MLTNLTNLTLEQFWTLPEGETAYELIDGQAIPKVSPKYFHSSLQRALLRLFDAWCPGNGRIRPEWSVILKRNGSPWVPTPDLTYISYARLPKSWKRNEACPIPCDLAIEIISPDQTFKQLADKALDYIKAGVLRVWVIDPETFSITVFLRDGSRSSFSGDAKIIDALLPGLEITPKVIFEEAELL
- a CDS encoding PDDEXK nuclease domain-containing protein, which gives rise to MSNDRASIAEGYDDFLRDLKQRIRSAQVRAVLAVNRELVLLYWQIGRDILTRQQQQGWGAKVIERLSADLRSSFSEMKGFSRTNLLYMRAFAEAYPDKVFVQQAAGQIPWFHNCTLLDKVKNPTERLWYIQQTIEYGWSRNILVHQIESGLYRRQGKATTNFDRTLPKPQSELAQQLLKDPYNFDFLSLGKDALERDLERALIDHIRDFLLELGVGFAFVGSQYHLEVGGQDFYIDLLFYHLRLRCYVVVDLKMSDFQPEFSGKMNFYLSATDDLLRHPDDQPSIGIILCKSKNQAIAEYALRDLNKPIGVSAYQLQSALPEQLKSSLPTIEELEDVLETVSVEATNEE
- a CDS encoding GIY-YIG nuclease family protein, with product MRKPNYFDATKMRSHGQARKCPQFMKEVFFTPRTPSEPIKGMGWIEINDDAVKRLGIHHLYKCMFRGGNFEIIGPDGLKFNAYLDNPYGFGGRHKKRFIVHSHGEAVLLLVQKKLTIDAVLHFVRSWAKPDARLITPGKRVINLSSEYADLPSYVYFIFNSECNAIKIGFAKDVLKRLAALQTSSPGQLELLGVIKTHSARTAKQLEGTLHQQFAQLHISDEWFKAEKTLLNYLKEVTQMNVGSNGLD